A stretch of the Stigmatella erecta genome encodes the following:
- a CDS encoding serine/threonine-protein kinase, with product MKPVLMTPGTEVGAWRVLEQRGQGSYGAVYRVEKGGHPEEGPFALKLALHLNDPRFEREGELLSRLQHAGIPRLVERGTWEVQGGGGFPFLVMEWVEGVPLYEWAAQQPLTSRQALKFLAQVASALAATHEAEGVHRDVKGDNILVRTRDAGAVLMDFGSAYYRRARVLTHQFPPPGTPEYQSPESQRFQWEARHQPSARYEAQPADDLYALGVTAYRLVTGRYPPALDMRVTEQGFEFFQPPWIPPETLVSVSPELAEIIQQLLSDEPSGRGTTQEVAEVLEHLARTAGPQADHLITPLPAQSNPVQPLRPQPSRAEAPWLAMTALVYLWLGAWWMNEGHVPAPGKVQQSQTHEQRDGGTVGLGEEVLSSPAPVRLLEPGVGGMLLDIPKKPLPGQRLPPCVKYTVELNGACWVPVRDAVPPCSASMYEWKKACYLPHVDPGRPSTSDAP from the coding sequence GTGAAGCCGGTCTTGATGACTCCTGGAACTGAAGTGGGTGCATGGCGCGTACTGGAGCAGCGCGGCCAGGGCTCCTACGGCGCCGTCTATCGTGTCGAGAAGGGAGGGCACCCGGAGGAGGGACCCTTCGCCTTGAAGCTGGCGCTCCACTTGAACGATCCGCGTTTCGAACGCGAGGGGGAGCTGCTCTCCCGCCTCCAACATGCAGGCATTCCCCGGCTGGTGGAGCGGGGCACATGGGAAGTGCAGGGTGGAGGGGGCTTCCCCTTCCTCGTCATGGAGTGGGTGGAGGGAGTCCCCCTGTACGAGTGGGCTGCGCAGCAGCCGCTGACCTCGCGCCAGGCCTTGAAGTTCCTGGCGCAGGTGGCCTCGGCGTTGGCGGCCACACACGAAGCGGAAGGCGTTCACCGGGACGTCAAGGGTGACAATATTTTGGTGCGAACGCGTGATGCCGGCGCCGTGCTGATGGACTTCGGCTCGGCGTATTACCGAAGGGCCCGGGTGCTCACGCACCAGTTTCCGCCGCCAGGAACCCCTGAGTACCAGAGCCCCGAATCTCAGCGCTTCCAGTGGGAAGCCCGGCATCAGCCGTCAGCCCGCTACGAGGCCCAGCCCGCCGATGACCTGTATGCCCTGGGAGTAACGGCTTACCGGCTCGTCACGGGCAGGTATCCACCGGCCTTGGACATGAGGGTGACAGAACAAGGGTTCGAGTTCTTTCAGCCACCGTGGATCCCTCCCGAGACCCTGGTCTCTGTGAGTCCGGAACTGGCGGAGATTATCCAGCAGTTGCTCTCCGATGAGCCTTCAGGGCGGGGCACCACCCAGGAAGTAGCCGAGGTGCTGGAGCATCTCGCGAGGACCGCCGGGCCTCAAGCGGACCACCTCATCACCCCGTTGCCGGCTCAATCAAACCCCGTTCAGCCACTCCGGCCGCAGCCGTCTCGGGCCGAGGCCCCATGGCTGGCGATGACCGCCTTGGTATACCTGTGGCTCGGTGCATGGTGGATGAACGAGGGACACGTGCCTGCGCCCGGGAAAGTTCAGCAGTCACAAACCCACGAACAAAGAGATGGTGGAACAGTAGGTCTCGGGGAGGAGGTGCTCTCCAGTCCTGCTCCGGTGCGCCTGCTTGAACCGGGGGTTGGGGGAATGCTGCTCGACATCCCCAAGAAGCCGCTGCCCGGACAGCGGCTTCCTCCTTGTGTGAAATACACGGTGGAGCTCAATGGGGCATGCTGGGTCCCGGTGAGGGACGCGGTACCGCCATGCAGTGCCAGTATGTATGAGTGGAAGAAGGCGTGTTACCTGCCCCACGTCGATCCCGGGAGGCCTTCAACCTCGGATGCCCCGTAA
- a CDS encoding DUF5953 family protein, producing MTATQQNELAIIVYAPALARNDSRPLAVVREMERALPGLRLEWMISKEGTPIPLPQRDAWISQGRADGPGFPLVCNGGSENDLITVYGLEIPAGRAPGGKPLFDVHAALPLNAGNLAAAKDVLEGIAEGAHAFWGHATPYSAGVDIARQTKNWAANPQPPPRGLPALRLSWTLPSPVIPHRLGWLNYWSAAACQAIGFPDPARDADLLSRSRRTATGGWLIQLTPTPLDLDNPAHLDALLRTYERFPEIGGRSAH from the coding sequence ATGACGGCGACTCAGCAGAATGAACTGGCCATCATTGTCTATGCGCCAGCCCTTGCGAGGAACGATAGCCGCCCCTTGGCTGTCGTCCGGGAAATGGAGCGAGCGCTGCCAGGCTTGCGCTTGGAATGGATGATTTCCAAGGAGGGAACCCCCATCCCGTTACCGCAGCGCGATGCGTGGATCTCCCAAGGCAGAGCAGACGGACCAGGCTTTCCGCTCGTTTGCAATGGCGGCAGCGAGAACGATCTCATCACGGTTTATGGACTGGAAATACCGGCAGGCAGAGCTCCTGGGGGCAAGCCGCTGTTCGATGTCCATGCAGCACTGCCACTGAACGCCGGAAACCTCGCGGCGGCCAAGGATGTGCTGGAGGGCATCGCGGAGGGCGCTCACGCGTTTTGGGGGCACGCGACGCCCTACAGCGCAGGAGTGGATATCGCGCGCCAAACCAAAAATTGGGCGGCAAACCCACAGCCGCCGCCACGCGGTCTCCCAGCGCTCAGGCTCTCGTGGACTCTTCCTTCGCCCGTGATCCCACATCGGCTGGGGTGGTTAAACTACTGGTCGGCGGCTGCCTGCCAAGCTATCGGATTTCCAGATCCGGCGCGAGACGCGGACCTGCTCTCGCGGTCGCGGCGCACCGCGACCGGTGGCTGGCTGATCCAGCTCACCCCTACTCCGCTCGATCTTGACAACCCCGCCCACCTGGATGCGCTCTTACGAACGTACGAACGTTTTCCAGAAATCGGCGGGCGTTCAGCGCACTGA
- a CDS encoding DUF6310 domain-containing protein has translation MVQEASHPWPLLVDRCFQALDREKVQFRDPTGRCAVASAGAAAVGIGICILAAPEIVLGAVILTGAVVVAVAIQEALDTHELSGIRPDDERPVLQTEPSSTTALPKRRPKPQPSGQNWPPLPPSSVERERNPKCTPQRVPHLGGDELHNTCADRVPQNSFRGWDVLVNAKHFDALQLRARVLWEIKTDNFDTYSLYLQRTVPEQQVPELRRERDLARACGFDFRVGVRSAAHKAALELADPDLDGVIVVMDWC, from the coding sequence GTGGTCCAGGAGGCTTCCCACCCCTGGCCCCTGCTGGTGGACCGGTGCTTTCAGGCCCTCGACCGTGAGAAGGTCCAATTTCGAGATCCCACCGGACGATGCGCCGTCGCCTCCGCGGGGGCTGCGGCCGTAGGAATCGGCATCTGCATTCTGGCGGCACCAGAGATCGTTCTGGGCGCCGTCATTCTCACGGGCGCGGTGGTGGTCGCCGTCGCCATCCAGGAAGCACTGGATACGCATGAACTGAGCGGGATCCGTCCTGATGACGAGAGGCCTGTGCTCCAAACTGAGCCTTCCTCGACAACAGCCCTGCCGAAACGAAGACCCAAGCCGCAGCCCTCAGGCCAGAATTGGCCCCCCTTGCCACCCTCTTCCGTTGAGCGAGAGCGCAACCCGAAGTGTACGCCTCAGCGCGTGCCTCACCTGGGCGGAGATGAACTACACAATACGTGCGCCGACCGGGTTCCGCAGAACAGCTTCCGGGGCTGGGATGTGCTCGTCAACGCGAAGCACTTCGACGCGCTGCAACTGCGCGCGCGAGTGCTTTGGGAGATCAAGACTGACAACTTTGACACGTACTCGCTCTATCTTCAAAGGACGGTGCCAGAACAACAGGTGCCGGAACTGCGGCGCGAGCGCGATCTCGCACGGGCTTGTGGATTCGACTTCCGTGTCGGCGTACGGAGCGCCGCGCACAAAGCCGCTCTGGAACTTGCAGATCCGGATCTCGATGGAGTCATTGTCGTGATGGACTGGTGCTAA
- a CDS encoding DUF2278 family protein yields MSSHYTYSLAIGNVVEAFSPPEIDVAGGVLKDSQPGDSSGARSNFEHFNLSLDVGQPRTLQCNINVRSKLGDPNLRYLRIDQLTDESVLKLIRNTSKSFTPLDQGVCFSDLFDLNQMQLLDESAPSDSPGEVSLVETVEALIQSAKVGGSGTLYVFGRGYSDPDGTAGIDEVHMTQGVTHPSRYQDGALIVSNGDGTYSGLFIAFDSQLSQAGGTH; encoded by the coding sequence ATGAGCAGCCACTACACCTACTCCCTCGCCATTGGAAACGTCGTCGAAGCCTTCTCTCCCCCGGAGATCGACGTGGCGGGCGGTGTCCTCAAAGACAGCCAGCCCGGTGATTCCTCGGGCGCGCGCTCGAACTTCGAGCACTTCAACCTGTCGCTCGACGTCGGCCAGCCCAGGACGCTCCAGTGCAACATCAACGTCCGCTCCAAGCTCGGGGACCCCAACCTGCGCTACCTGCGGATTGACCAGCTGACGGACGAATCGGTGCTGAAGCTGATCCGGAACACCTCCAAGAGCTTCACCCCGCTCGACCAGGGGGTGTGCTTCAGCGACCTCTTCGACCTGAACCAGATGCAGCTCCTCGATGAGTCAGCCCCGAGCGACTCGCCCGGCGAGGTGAGCCTGGTGGAGACGGTGGAAGCCCTCATCCAGTCCGCGAAGGTGGGGGGCAGCGGGACCCTCTATGTCTTCGGCCGCGGGTATTCGGACCCGGACGGGACGGCCGGGATCGACGAGGTGCACATGACCCAGGGCGTCACCCACCCGAGCCGATACCAGGATGGCGCGCTGATCGTCTCCAACGGGGACGGCACCTACAGCGGCCTGTTCATCGCCTTCGACAGCCAGCTCTCCCAGGCGGGCGGCACCCACTGA